The following nucleotide sequence is from Mesorhizobium sp. J8.
CTCACCAGGCTGATCGAGACGCTGTCTACGGCGCCTGCACGACTGTTCGGCCTGCCGGCTGGCACATTGAAGCCAGGCGCGTCGGCCGATCTCGCGGTCGTTGATCTTGACGAGCCGTGGATCGTCAGCGAAAGCGGCCTGCGTTCGCGTTCGAAGAACACATGCTTCGAAGGCGCGCGCCTCCAAGGCAAGGTCTTGCTGACGATGGTCGCGGGCCGCACGGTGTTTTCAGCATAGCCCATCCATTGCTTTGAGTGCTGCCGGGCACAGGGTTGCTTGGCGAACCCTCCCGACTCTACCATTATATGTCCAATTGGTGCTTGAGCAGTGCCGGCCCTTGCAAACCATGGTTGCATAGCGCACATTGCTTCAATCTTAAGACGAGCACCCACAGAGAAGGGAACACCGGGGGAAACAATGGGTTACGTGATCGCGCTCGTCTTCGGCTACCTGCTCGGCTCGATCCCGTTCGGGCTCCTGATTACCCGTGCGGCCGGGCTCGGCGACGTGCGCAAGATCGGCTCCGGCAATATCGGCGCCACCAATGTGCTGAGGACCGGCAACAAAGGGCTCGCTGCCGCCACGCTGCTGCTCGACGCGCTGAAGGGCACCGCAGCCGCCCTGGTCGCCGGTCATTTTTCGCCGGATTACGGGGTTCTGGCGGGCTTCGGCGCCTTTCTCGGCCACCTCTTCCCGGTCTGGCTCGGCTTCAAGGGCGGCAAGGGCGTCGCCACCTATCTCGGCGTGCTGCTCGGCCTTGCCTGGCAAGGCATGCTTGTCTTTGCCGTCGTCTGGCTCGCTATGGCCTTCCTGTTCCGCTATTCCTCGCTGGCGGCATTGGCGGCCG
It contains:
- the plsY gene encoding glycerol-3-phosphate 1-O-acyltransferase PlsY, whose product is MGYVIALVFGYLLGSIPFGLLITRAAGLGDVRKIGSGNIGATNVLRTGNKGLAAATLLLDALKGTAAALVAGHFSPDYGVLAGFGAFLGHLFPVWLGFKGGKGVATYLGVLLGLAWQGMLVFAVVWLAMAFLFRYSSLAALAAAVVVPIALYFMNTPQIAGLFALMSLIVFIKHRANISRLFAGTEGRIGAKG